Proteins from one Doryrhamphus excisus isolate RoL2022-K1 chromosome 19, RoL_Dexc_1.0, whole genome shotgun sequence genomic window:
- the hivep2b gene encoding transcription factor HIVEP2 isoform X1 codes for MRNATCGTGGGGEKGREGERREEKGREERSNVRWPTPAYVNTATSQIFIPENPKDPKASEVGFMESRETSTGGQEKKCTSESGKTRRSPSAEAEGKVWHQDVKDASGSHLGSDSGKSAKSEDLHAETEASSAIKTTSRLRGAASFGGGGSASHRKSPNSPERQTCYSGMEQSDAGGKVEPKPQKAGKYVCDYCGRACAKPSVLKKHIRSHTGERPYPCVPCGFSFKTKSNLYKHRKSHAHSVKAGTTPLSEHGAHNVNAEQGSLEADGEFSDVEQSTDTDEDTLTDPLLLLDSPAEGSDHSAVKVLSLISQKKAPSVSTSGQDSWSHAPEGNANAAAAAAAAANHASQSCTIKQRLALRLSEKRSSDSEHNLSLPSQSSKGSTDSGYFSRSESAEHQSGPPNANAKSYQEIMFGKCYRPSPKQTTTYVTCSAEPGDVQTARRSEKGVSRVFTQEKDSVEYIKINTKSLMRDEAEEEELDGASDMGPLLRSNSMPASSAVSLAMPQALRGSHSFDERASNAGMRRLRRQAAFELSPHEGHGDSDSRMSDISVAPSGPEMENPTSAASSVSQQRHAMELATRKRRKEKREEEDLPPPYGSHREQCEEMFEEPMKGRSSTTQLEVSANREVCARKTLGNVISVIQHTNSINRPHAEKCHKQRQEVFSSRQPMEEAYEMERCDSRLRHSFQTGPKLVRQPNIQVPEIRVTVEPDSPEKTPDVPVKEPEKHVEEFQWPQRSETLAQFPPEKLPPKKKRLRLADMEHSSGESSFESACTSLSRSPSQDSNLSYSSAFSLDREENLKAVSPARQDDLGKPLELLAVPGSGHSFSVLHQRQQHEMRRSSSEQAPCNLRKEFPEVRSVSFDYGSLSPTSKVRSPELGSSCIASKDKRRGNLVRQESLRMDTEASHVTATTLPIFSTGNTLPQAPHPIPVRIQTNVPSYGSLTYTSVSQIFDNPYERIHTLLCSPNQRSRSPGNADCHGGVEALDLSSAKLKTGIPLSLTSRTISTTNASSGGASKRMLSPASSLDVFMEVKQQKRVKEERMFGQIVEELSAVELGKCHLGEEKAQGWRDDSRRFVTLGQKATEASELPMDRGSPPPYSTMSVCERKEVGTDTRGQMDTGAPPTWEGEHPGALAPFPSLRTTTGVSWCYLSYAKPSCSHGNAPFHSVYATWCVSARKPDPPELSTGAALALLRSKQKGGKVIDSMAAMCQPGHGKLVSSLILWRQTFEQQRKPEPKELDANPGKKKDAGLRLKAAKEEWKEREASAAQTAPTRVKIFEGGYKSNEDYVYVRGRGRGKYLCEECGIRCKKPSMLKKHIRTHTDVRPYICKVCNFAFKTKGNLTKHMKSKAHMKKCLELGVSLTMDETEIQEHADDVPQESKAEFALPTKHQFSDAEDSDGMDEDVDEMDEDDDDDDDYEGASTPKPRSRSTSPQPCGGTASPVTANAAVHGSSGPGVDVRHRAPGRWAGSEQRDKPVEDDTLSVLSPPDQASFLFDPYSSCLLSPGWESPIREPSPSRLRYPSPRRELSPRGRSSPRRPGSPNFSPIQHLSPVTVERPTSPGAELTGKRESAVGGRHRVVLRAVSPRRGSHQHRGVGDKSRQHAKMDVAPPQGVFQMEPDQRSVSASGFPGGSHQNILSHLPLHSQQPALSLLPVFPVGRLRPSPSPPASDVALSSVSGPPSVEGSAHGPTETGEEDLGVQEGSFREEGQEENVQTCLKAIASLKINTEDPH; via the exons ATGAGGAACGCCACATGtgggaccgggggggggggagagaaggGAAGAGAAGGGGAGAGAAGGGAAGAGAAGGGAAGAGAAGAGCGCTCCAATGTCAG ATGGCCAACCCCTGCGTATGTAAATACTGCCACATCCCAGATATTTATCCCTGAGAATCCCAAAGATCCCAAAGCCAGTGAGGTTGGATTCATGGAGTCACGGGAAACCTCTACGGGAGGTCAGGAGAAAAAATGCACATCGGAGTCCGGCAAGACAAGGAGGAGCCCATCAGCGGAAGCGGAAGGCAAAGTGTGGCACCAAGACGTGAAAGACGCCAGCGGCTCCCACTTAGGATCCGACTCAGGGAAATCAGCCAAATCCGAGGATCTGCACGCTGAAACGGAAGCGTCATCGGCTATAAAAACCACCAGCAGACTCAGAGGCGCGGCGTCATTCGGCGGGGGCGGCTCGGCGTCGCATAGAAAGTCGCCCAATTCACCTGAGCGACAGACTTGCTATTCAGGGATGGAGCAGTCGGACGCCGGCGGTAAGGTGGAGCCAAAACCTCAAAAGGCCGGCAAGTACGTGTGCGACTACTGCGGACGGGCGTGCGCCAAACCCAGCGTCCTGAAGAAACACATCCGCTCACACACCGGAGAACGGCCCTATCCGTGCGTTCCCTGCGGATTCTCTTTCAAAACCAAAAGCAATTTATACAAACACCGAAAATCCCACGCCCACTCCGTCAAAGCCGGAACAACGCCGCTTTCAGAGCACGGCGCTCACAACGTCAACGCGGAGCAGGGATCTTTGGAAGCGGATGGAGAGTTCTCCGACGTGGAGCAAAGCACGGACACGGACGAGGACACCCTCACCGACCCGCTGCTTCTCCTGGATTCTCCGGCGGAAGGATCGGACCACTCCGCCGTGAAAGTACTTAGCCTTATTTCTCAAAAAAAGGCACCCAGCGTGTCCACATCAGGGCAGGATAGTTGGTCCCACGCACCTGAAGGCAACGccaacgccgccgccgccgccgccgccgccgccaaccATGCCAGTCAGTCTTGCACGATCAAACAAAGACTGGCTCTTCGGTTGTCTGAGAAAAGAAGCAGTGACTCCGAACACAATTTGTCGCTTCCGAGTCAGTCTAGCAAGGGAAGCACAGATTCCGGGTACTTTTCCCGATCGGAAAGCGCAGAGCATCAAAGCGGTCCCCCAAACGCCAACGCTAAATCTTATCAGGAAATCATGTTCGGGAAGTGTTACAGGCCGAGCCCAAAGCAGACGACGACTTACGTGACCTGCAGCGCAGAACCGGGCGACGTCCAGACGGCGAGACGTTCCGAGAAAGGAGTTTCCCGCGTGTTCACCCAGGAAAAGGACAGCGTGGaatacatcaaaataaacacaaagtcTTTGATGAGGGACGAGGCTGAAGAAGAAGAGTTGGACGGCGCTTCCGACATGGGGCCGCTCCTCAGGAGCAACTCCATGCCGGCGTCCTCGGCGGTCAGCCTGGCGATGCCTCAGGCGCTCCGGGGCAGCCATTCCTTCGACGAACGGGCGAGCAACGCCGGCATGAGGAGACTCAGGCGCCAAGCCGCTTTTGAGCTCTCCCCCCACGAAGGTCACGGCGATTCCGACAGCAGGATGAGCGACATTAGCGTGGCACCTTCCGGGCCGGAAATGGAAAATCCCACCTCAGCGGCATCCAGCGTGAGTCAGCAGAGGCACGCGATGGAGCTGGCCACCCGGAAGCGCCGGAAAGAAAAGCGGGAGGAGGAGGACTTGCCGCCGCCGTACGGATCTCATCGGGAACAGTGCGAGGAAATGTTTGAGGAGCCGATGAAAGGACGTTCCTCGACCACACAGCTGGAAGTATCAGCGAACCGGGAAGTGTGTGCTCGGAAAACTTTAGGGAACGTTATTTCCGTCATCCAGCACACAAACTCCATCAACAGGCCTCACGCGGAGAAGTGTCACAAGCAGAGACAGGAAGTCTTCTCCTCCCGTCAGCCAATGGAGGAAGCGTACGAGATGGAAAGGTGCGACAGTCGACTGAGGCATTCCTTTCAAACGGGACCCAAACTTGTCCGACAGCCCAACATACAAGTTCCGGAGATAAGAGTCACCGTGGAGCCGGATAGTCCGGAAAAAACTCCGGATGTTCCAGTGAAGGAGCCGGAGAAGCACGTGGAAGAATTTCAGTGGCCTCAGAGAAGTGAAACGTTGGCTCAGTTCCCGCCGGAAAAACTCCCTCCGAAGAAAAAGAGGTTGCGATTGGCCGACATGGAGCACTCCTCCGGGGAGTCCAGTTTCGAGTCGGCTTGTACGAGTCTCTCCCGGAGTCCCAGTCAGGACAGCAACTTATCTTACAGTTCCGCTTTCTCCTTGGACAGGGAGGAGAACTTGAAAGCAGTTTCTCCAGCCAGGCAGGACGACTTGGGAAAGCCGCTGGAGCTCTTAGCCGTGCCGGGAAGCGGCCACTCCTTTTCCGTGCTTCATCAGCGTCAACAGCACGAAATGAGACGTTCCTCCTCGGAGCAGGCGCCTTGTAACTTGCGTAAGGAATTCCCGGAAGTACGAAGCGTATCATTTGACTACGGCAGCCTTTCTCCGACATCCAAAGTTCGATCTCCAGAACTCGGATCTTCCTGCATAGCGAGCAAGGACAAACGGCGAGGGAACTTGGTGCGACAGGAATCGCTTCGCATGGACACGGAAGCCTCGCATGTCACCGCTACCACTTTGCCTATCTTTTCCACTGGGAATACGCTTCCCCAGGCTCCCCATCCCATTCCGGTTAGAATCCAGACTAACGTTCCGAGCTACGGCAGCCTAACGTACACATCGGTATCGCAGATCTTCGACAATCCGTACGAAAGAATTCATACTCTTTTATGCTCGCCGAATCAAAGGTCACGTTCGCCGGGGAACGCCGACTGTCACGGCGGTGTCGAAGCCCTCGATCTGTCCTCGGCTAAGCTGAAGACCGGCATTCCGCTCTCGCTCACTTCCCGAACTATCTCGACGACTAACGCGTCCAGCGGCGGTGCTAGCAAGCGCATGTTGTCGCCTGCTAGCAGCTTGGACGTCTTCATGGAGGTCAAGCAGCAAAAGCGCGTGAAGGAGGAAAGAATGTTCGGGCAAATTGTGGAGGAATTGAGCGCGGTGGAATTGGGTAAATGTCATTTGGGCGAGGAGAAGGCTCAGGGTTGGCGGGATGACTCTCGCAGGTTTGTGACACTCGGCCAAAAGGCGACGGAGGCCAGCGAGCTGCCCATGGATCGCGGCTCGCCTCCTCCGTATTCCACCATGTCCGTGTGCGAAAGGAAGGAAGTTGGCACGGATACGCGGGGGCAGATGGACACGGGGGCACCGCCCACCTGGGAAGGGGAGCATCCAGGAGCGTTAGCGCCGTTTCCAAGCCTTCGCACCACGACGGGTGTGAGCTGGTGCTATCTCAGCTACGCCAAGCCGAGCTGCTCCCACGGCAACGCGCCTTTCCACTCCGTCTACGCCACCTGGTGCGTGAGCGCCCGCAAGCCCGACCCCCCGGAGCTGAGCACCGGCGCCGCCCTGGCCCTGCTGAGGTCCAAACAGAAGGGAGGGAAGGTTATAGACTCCATGGCGGCCATGTGTCAGCCTGGCCACGGGAAACTGGTCTCGTCCCTCATCCTGTGGCGGCAGACTTTTGAACAG CAGAGGAAGCCGGAGCCCAAAGAGTTGGACGCCAACCCCGGGAAGAAGAAAGACGCCGGCCTCCGCCTGAAGGCCGCCAAGGAGGAATGGAAGGAGAGGGAGGCTTCCGCCGCCCAAACGGCGCCGACGCGCGTCAAGATCTTTGAGGGGGG GTACAAATCCAACGAGGACTACGTGTACGTCCGAGGTCGCGGGCGAGGGAAGTACCTATGCGAGGAGTGCGGCATCCGCTGCAAGAAGCCCAGCATGCTGAAGAAACACATCCGGACCCACACCGACGTCAGGCCGTACATCTGCAAGGTCTGCAACTTCGCTTTTAAAACCAAAG GAAACCTGACCAAGCACATGAAGTCCAAGGCTCATATGAAGAAGTGTCTGGAATTGGGCGTGTCGTTGACCATGGACGAGACGGAGATCCAGGAGCATG CGGACGACGTGCCGCAAGAATCCAAGGCAGAGTTTGCGCTTCCGACCAAGCACCAGTTCTCCGATGCCGAAGACTCGGACGGCATGGACGAAGACGTGGATGAGATGGAcgaagacgacgacgacgacgacgactacGAGGGCGCTTCCACTCCGAAGCCGCGCTCCAGAAGCACGAGTCCACAACCGTGCGGCGGCACGGCGTCACCGGTCACGGCCAACGCCGCCGTCCACGGCTCCTCGGGGCCGGGCGTGGACGTCCGCCACCGAGCCCCGGGCAGGTGGGCGGGCTCGGAGCAGAGAGACAAGCCTGTGGAGGACGACACCCTGAGCGTTCTGTCCCCCCCGGATCAGGCCAGCTTCCTCTTTGATCCGTACTCGTCCTGCCTCCTCTCTCCCGGATGGGAGTCCCCCATTAGGGAGCCCTCCCCCTCACGTCTGCGCTACCCGTCACCGAGGAGGGAACTCTCCCCGCGAGGTCGCTCGTCCCCGCGGAGGCCGGGCTCGCCCAATTTCTCGCCCATCCAGCACCTTTCTCCCGTGACCGTGGAGAGACCCACTTCCCCTGGAGCCGAGCTGACCGGGAAGCGGGAGTCGGCGGTTGGAGGCAGGCACAGAGTCGTGCTAAGAGCCGTGTCGCCCCGGAGGGGGTCCCATCAACACCGAGGCGTGGGCGACAAGAGCCGACAGCACGCCAAAATGGACGTGGCTCCGCCGCAGGGAGTCTTTCAAATGGAACCA GATCAGAGGAGCGTCTCCGCCTCCGGTTTTCCCGGTGGTTCCCATCAGAACATCCTGAGCCACCTCCCTCTTCACTCGCAGCAGCCGGCTCTCAGCTTGCTCCCGGTTTTTCCGGTGGGAAGACTTCGGCCGTCCCCGTCTCCTCCGGCCTCCGACGTCGCCTTGTCCTCAGTGTCAGGACCCCCGAGTGTGGAAGGATCCGCCCACGGGCCCACGGAAACGGGTGAGGAGGACCTCGGCGTGCAGGAGGGGAGCTTCAGGGAGGAAGGACAGGAAGAGAATGTCCAAACGTGCTTGAAAGCCATCGCCTCTTTGAAGATCAACACCGAGGACCCTCATTAG
- the hivep2b gene encoding transcription factor HIVEP2 isoform X3 has protein sequence MESRETSTGGQEKKCTSESGKTRRSPSAEAEGKVWHQDVKDASGSHLGSDSGKSAKSEDLHAETEASSAIKTTSRLRGAASFGGGGSASHRKSPNSPERQTCYSGMEQSDAGGKVEPKPQKAGKYVCDYCGRACAKPSVLKKHIRSHTGERPYPCVPCGFSFKTKSNLYKHRKSHAHSVKAGTTPLSEHGAHNVNAEQGSLEADGEFSDVEQSTDTDEDTLTDPLLLLDSPAEGSDHSAVKVLSLISQKKAPSVSTSGQDSWSHAPEGNANAAAAAAAAANHASQSCTIKQRLALRLSEKRSSDSEHNLSLPSQSSKGSTDSGYFSRSESAEHQSGPPNANAKSYQEIMFGKCYRPSPKQTTTYVTCSAEPGDVQTARRSEKGVSRVFTQEKDSVEYIKINTKSLMRDEAEEEELDGASDMGPLLRSNSMPASSAVSLAMPQALRGSHSFDERASNAGMRRLRRQAAFELSPHEGHGDSDSRMSDISVAPSGPEMENPTSAASSVSQQRHAMELATRKRRKEKREEEDLPPPYGSHREQCEEMFEEPMKGRSSTTQLEVSANREVCARKTLGNVISVIQHTNSINRPHAEKCHKQRQEVFSSRQPMEEAYEMERCDSRLRHSFQTGPKLVRQPNIQVPEIRVTVEPDSPEKTPDVPVKEPEKHVEEFQWPQRSETLAQFPPEKLPPKKKRLRLADMEHSSGESSFESACTSLSRSPSQDSNLSYSSAFSLDREENLKAVSPARQDDLGKPLELLAVPGSGHSFSVLHQRQQHEMRRSSSEQAPCNLRKEFPEVRSVSFDYGSLSPTSKVRSPELGSSCIASKDKRRGNLVRQESLRMDTEASHVTATTLPIFSTGNTLPQAPHPIPVRIQTNVPSYGSLTYTSVSQIFDNPYERIHTLLCSPNQRSRSPGNADCHGGVEALDLSSAKLKTGIPLSLTSRTISTTNASSGGASKRMLSPASSLDVFMEVKQQKRVKEERMFGQIVEELSAVELGKCHLGEEKAQGWRDDSRRFVTLGQKATEASELPMDRGSPPPYSTMSVCERKEVGTDTRGQMDTGAPPTWEGEHPGALAPFPSLRTTTGVSWCYLSYAKPSCSHGNAPFHSVYATWCVSARKPDPPELSTGAALALLRSKQKGGKVIDSMAAMCQPGHGKLVSSLILWRQTFEQQRKPEPKELDANPGKKKDAGLRLKAAKEEWKEREASAAQTAPTRVKIFEGGYKSNEDYVYVRGRGRGKYLCEECGIRCKKPSMLKKHIRTHTDVRPYICKVCNFAFKTKGNLTKHMKSKAHMKKCLELGVSLTMDETEIQEHADDVPQESKAEFALPTKHQFSDAEDSDGMDEDVDEMDEDDDDDDDYEGASTPKPRSRSTSPQPCGGTASPVTANAAVHGSSGPGVDVRHRAPGRWAGSEQRDKPVEDDTLSVLSPPDQASFLFDPYSSCLLSPGWESPIREPSPSRLRYPSPRRELSPRGRSSPRRPGSPNFSPIQHLSPVTVERPTSPGAELTGKRESAVGGRHRVVLRAVSPRRGSHQHRGVGDKSRQHAKMDVAPPQGVFQMEPDQRSVSASGFPGGSHQNILSHLPLHSQQPALSLLPVFPVGRLRPSPSPPASDVALSSVSGPPSVEGSAHGPTETGEEDLGVQEGSFREEGQEENVQTCLKAIASLKINTEDPH, from the exons ATGGAGTCACGGGAAACCTCTACGGGAGGTCAGGAGAAAAAATGCACATCGGAGTCCGGCAAGACAAGGAGGAGCCCATCAGCGGAAGCGGAAGGCAAAGTGTGGCACCAAGACGTGAAAGACGCCAGCGGCTCCCACTTAGGATCCGACTCAGGGAAATCAGCCAAATCCGAGGATCTGCACGCTGAAACGGAAGCGTCATCGGCTATAAAAACCACCAGCAGACTCAGAGGCGCGGCGTCATTCGGCGGGGGCGGCTCGGCGTCGCATAGAAAGTCGCCCAATTCACCTGAGCGACAGACTTGCTATTCAGGGATGGAGCAGTCGGACGCCGGCGGTAAGGTGGAGCCAAAACCTCAAAAGGCCGGCAAGTACGTGTGCGACTACTGCGGACGGGCGTGCGCCAAACCCAGCGTCCTGAAGAAACACATCCGCTCACACACCGGAGAACGGCCCTATCCGTGCGTTCCCTGCGGATTCTCTTTCAAAACCAAAAGCAATTTATACAAACACCGAAAATCCCACGCCCACTCCGTCAAAGCCGGAACAACGCCGCTTTCAGAGCACGGCGCTCACAACGTCAACGCGGAGCAGGGATCTTTGGAAGCGGATGGAGAGTTCTCCGACGTGGAGCAAAGCACGGACACGGACGAGGACACCCTCACCGACCCGCTGCTTCTCCTGGATTCTCCGGCGGAAGGATCGGACCACTCCGCCGTGAAAGTACTTAGCCTTATTTCTCAAAAAAAGGCACCCAGCGTGTCCACATCAGGGCAGGATAGTTGGTCCCACGCACCTGAAGGCAACGccaacgccgccgccgccgccgccgccgccgccaaccATGCCAGTCAGTCTTGCACGATCAAACAAAGACTGGCTCTTCGGTTGTCTGAGAAAAGAAGCAGTGACTCCGAACACAATTTGTCGCTTCCGAGTCAGTCTAGCAAGGGAAGCACAGATTCCGGGTACTTTTCCCGATCGGAAAGCGCAGAGCATCAAAGCGGTCCCCCAAACGCCAACGCTAAATCTTATCAGGAAATCATGTTCGGGAAGTGTTACAGGCCGAGCCCAAAGCAGACGACGACTTACGTGACCTGCAGCGCAGAACCGGGCGACGTCCAGACGGCGAGACGTTCCGAGAAAGGAGTTTCCCGCGTGTTCACCCAGGAAAAGGACAGCGTGGaatacatcaaaataaacacaaagtcTTTGATGAGGGACGAGGCTGAAGAAGAAGAGTTGGACGGCGCTTCCGACATGGGGCCGCTCCTCAGGAGCAACTCCATGCCGGCGTCCTCGGCGGTCAGCCTGGCGATGCCTCAGGCGCTCCGGGGCAGCCATTCCTTCGACGAACGGGCGAGCAACGCCGGCATGAGGAGACTCAGGCGCCAAGCCGCTTTTGAGCTCTCCCCCCACGAAGGTCACGGCGATTCCGACAGCAGGATGAGCGACATTAGCGTGGCACCTTCCGGGCCGGAAATGGAAAATCCCACCTCAGCGGCATCCAGCGTGAGTCAGCAGAGGCACGCGATGGAGCTGGCCACCCGGAAGCGCCGGAAAGAAAAGCGGGAGGAGGAGGACTTGCCGCCGCCGTACGGATCTCATCGGGAACAGTGCGAGGAAATGTTTGAGGAGCCGATGAAAGGACGTTCCTCGACCACACAGCTGGAAGTATCAGCGAACCGGGAAGTGTGTGCTCGGAAAACTTTAGGGAACGTTATTTCCGTCATCCAGCACACAAACTCCATCAACAGGCCTCACGCGGAGAAGTGTCACAAGCAGAGACAGGAAGTCTTCTCCTCCCGTCAGCCAATGGAGGAAGCGTACGAGATGGAAAGGTGCGACAGTCGACTGAGGCATTCCTTTCAAACGGGACCCAAACTTGTCCGACAGCCCAACATACAAGTTCCGGAGATAAGAGTCACCGTGGAGCCGGATAGTCCGGAAAAAACTCCGGATGTTCCAGTGAAGGAGCCGGAGAAGCACGTGGAAGAATTTCAGTGGCCTCAGAGAAGTGAAACGTTGGCTCAGTTCCCGCCGGAAAAACTCCCTCCGAAGAAAAAGAGGTTGCGATTGGCCGACATGGAGCACTCCTCCGGGGAGTCCAGTTTCGAGTCGGCTTGTACGAGTCTCTCCCGGAGTCCCAGTCAGGACAGCAACTTATCTTACAGTTCCGCTTTCTCCTTGGACAGGGAGGAGAACTTGAAAGCAGTTTCTCCAGCCAGGCAGGACGACTTGGGAAAGCCGCTGGAGCTCTTAGCCGTGCCGGGAAGCGGCCACTCCTTTTCCGTGCTTCATCAGCGTCAACAGCACGAAATGAGACGTTCCTCCTCGGAGCAGGCGCCTTGTAACTTGCGTAAGGAATTCCCGGAAGTACGAAGCGTATCATTTGACTACGGCAGCCTTTCTCCGACATCCAAAGTTCGATCTCCAGAACTCGGATCTTCCTGCATAGCGAGCAAGGACAAACGGCGAGGGAACTTGGTGCGACAGGAATCGCTTCGCATGGACACGGAAGCCTCGCATGTCACCGCTACCACTTTGCCTATCTTTTCCACTGGGAATACGCTTCCCCAGGCTCCCCATCCCATTCCGGTTAGAATCCAGACTAACGTTCCGAGCTACGGCAGCCTAACGTACACATCGGTATCGCAGATCTTCGACAATCCGTACGAAAGAATTCATACTCTTTTATGCTCGCCGAATCAAAGGTCACGTTCGCCGGGGAACGCCGACTGTCACGGCGGTGTCGAAGCCCTCGATCTGTCCTCGGCTAAGCTGAAGACCGGCATTCCGCTCTCGCTCACTTCCCGAACTATCTCGACGACTAACGCGTCCAGCGGCGGTGCTAGCAAGCGCATGTTGTCGCCTGCTAGCAGCTTGGACGTCTTCATGGAGGTCAAGCAGCAAAAGCGCGTGAAGGAGGAAAGAATGTTCGGGCAAATTGTGGAGGAATTGAGCGCGGTGGAATTGGGTAAATGTCATTTGGGCGAGGAGAAGGCTCAGGGTTGGCGGGATGACTCTCGCAGGTTTGTGACACTCGGCCAAAAGGCGACGGAGGCCAGCGAGCTGCCCATGGATCGCGGCTCGCCTCCTCCGTATTCCACCATGTCCGTGTGCGAAAGGAAGGAAGTTGGCACGGATACGCGGGGGCAGATGGACACGGGGGCACCGCCCACCTGGGAAGGGGAGCATCCAGGAGCGTTAGCGCCGTTTCCAAGCCTTCGCACCACGACGGGTGTGAGCTGGTGCTATCTCAGCTACGCCAAGCCGAGCTGCTCCCACGGCAACGCGCCTTTCCACTCCGTCTACGCCACCTGGTGCGTGAGCGCCCGCAAGCCCGACCCCCCGGAGCTGAGCACCGGCGCCGCCCTGGCCCTGCTGAGGTCCAAACAGAAGGGAGGGAAGGTTATAGACTCCATGGCGGCCATGTGTCAGCCTGGCCACGGGAAACTGGTCTCGTCCCTCATCCTGTGGCGGCAGACTTTTGAACAG CAGAGGAAGCCGGAGCCCAAAGAGTTGGACGCCAACCCCGGGAAGAAGAAAGACGCCGGCCTCCGCCTGAAGGCCGCCAAGGAGGAATGGAAGGAGAGGGAGGCTTCCGCCGCCCAAACGGCGCCGACGCGCGTCAAGATCTTTGAGGGGGG GTACAAATCCAACGAGGACTACGTGTACGTCCGAGGTCGCGGGCGAGGGAAGTACCTATGCGAGGAGTGCGGCATCCGCTGCAAGAAGCCCAGCATGCTGAAGAAACACATCCGGACCCACACCGACGTCAGGCCGTACATCTGCAAGGTCTGCAACTTCGCTTTTAAAACCAAAG GAAACCTGACCAAGCACATGAAGTCCAAGGCTCATATGAAGAAGTGTCTGGAATTGGGCGTGTCGTTGACCATGGACGAGACGGAGATCCAGGAGCATG CGGACGACGTGCCGCAAGAATCCAAGGCAGAGTTTGCGCTTCCGACCAAGCACCAGTTCTCCGATGCCGAAGACTCGGACGGCATGGACGAAGACGTGGATGAGATGGAcgaagacgacgacgacgacgacgactacGAGGGCGCTTCCACTCCGAAGCCGCGCTCCAGAAGCACGAGTCCACAACCGTGCGGCGGCACGGCGTCACCGGTCACGGCCAACGCCGCCGTCCACGGCTCCTCGGGGCCGGGCGTGGACGTCCGCCACCGAGCCCCGGGCAGGTGGGCGGGCTCGGAGCAGAGAGACAAGCCTGTGGAGGACGACACCCTGAGCGTTCTGTCCCCCCCGGATCAGGCCAGCTTCCTCTTTGATCCGTACTCGTCCTGCCTCCTCTCTCCCGGATGGGAGTCCCCCATTAGGGAGCCCTCCCCCTCACGTCTGCGCTACCCGTCACCGAGGAGGGAACTCTCCCCGCGAGGTCGCTCGTCCCCGCGGAGGCCGGGCTCGCCCAATTTCTCGCCCATCCAGCACCTTTCTCCCGTGACCGTGGAGAGACCCACTTCCCCTGGAGCCGAGCTGACCGGGAAGCGGGAGTCGGCGGTTGGAGGCAGGCACAGAGTCGTGCTAAGAGCCGTGTCGCCCCGGAGGGGGTCCCATCAACACCGAGGCGTGGGCGACAAGAGCCGACAGCACGCCAAAATGGACGTGGCTCCGCCGCAGGGAGTCTTTCAAATGGAACCA GATCAGAGGAGCGTCTCCGCCTCCGGTTTTCCCGGTGGTTCCCATCAGAACATCCTGAGCCACCTCCCTCTTCACTCGCAGCAGCCGGCTCTCAGCTTGCTCCCGGTTTTTCCGGTGGGAAGACTTCGGCCGTCCCCGTCTCCTCCGGCCTCCGACGTCGCCTTGTCCTCAGTGTCAGGACCCCCGAGTGTGGAAGGATCCGCCCACGGGCCCACGGAAACGGGTGAGGAGGACCTCGGCGTGCAGGAGGGGAGCTTCAGGGAGGAAGGACAGGAAGAGAATGTCCAAACGTGCTTGAAAGCCATCGCCTCTTTGAAGATCAACACCGAGGACCCTCATTAG